The sequence TTTGAATTGAATCCCATTGCTATTGCCAGTTTTTTCTACTGAACTGGCCTGATTAAAATTTATTAAAAGGGGCGTTATGTCACTCGAACCCTTCATTGATTCAAAGCCATTTACCTTTGGCATTGAACTCGAAATGCAGATCGTGAATACCTACGATTACGATCTGACCAAAGCCGGAACCGACTTGCTGCGGCTGGTTAAACATGAAACGATTCCCGGCAATATCACGCCGGAAATTACCGAGAGCATGATTGAGCTGTCCACCGGGATTTGCACTTCGCATGAGCAGGCAGTCGCTGATCTGCGTACGATCCGCGATACCCTGGTTAGTGCAGCAGATCGTCTGAATGTCGGACTGTGCGGTGGTGGGACCCATGCTTTTCAGCAATGGAGTGACCGGCAAATCGTGGATACCCCGCGGTTTCAGTATCTGTCCGAACTTTACGGCTACCTTGCGAAACAATTCACGGTATTTGGTCAGCACGTTCACATAGGCTGTCCAGATTCGAATAGCGCGCTTTTTTTACTGCATTCGATGTCGCGTTTTATTCCGCATTTCATTGCTTTATCGGCGTCGTCACCTTTTGTACAAGGCGTTGATACGGGATTTCATTCAGCCCGGCTAAATTCAGTTTTTGCTTTTCCGTTATCTGGACGAGCGCCATTTGTGCTGACATGGGACAGCTTCGAGGAATATTTTTCGAAGAT is a genomic window of Paraburkholderia bonniea containing:
- a CDS encoding YbdK family carboxylate-amine ligase, with the translated sequence MSLEPFIDSKPFTFGIELEMQIVNTYDYDLTKAGTDLLRLVKHETIPGNITPEITESMIELSTGICTSHEQAVADLRTIRDTLVSAADRLNVGLCGGGTHAFQQWSDRQIVDTPRFQYLSELYGYLAKQFTVFGQHVHIGCPDSNSALFLLHSMSRFIPHFIALSASSPFVQGVDTGFHSARLNSVFAFPLSGRAPFVLTWDSFEEYFSKMVNTGVVNSMKDFYWDIRPKPGFGTIEIRVMDTPLSVERAAAIACYIQTLARHLLMDKPLMPKEDDYLVYTFNRFEACRFGLAGTCINPQTGERKTISEDILETLDLIAPHAEALGSGKALAEIGTIARSQVNDATWLRGAFATDSSLNETTRQQCLRWRGES